The following are encoded together in the Arcticibacterium luteifluviistationis genome:
- a CDS encoding M20 family peptidase, protein MKLFKKTLLILLAVCLLFIAFLVFNTLTLKSKQLSFDAIEQIDVDPLSKTNFSNAIKIKTISPENAADFDSLAFDNFNVFLQETYPFVDSLLEEKTFNSYSHLYKWEGSDKSLKPALFIAHLDVVPVAEENLPNWKHAPFGGEIVNDTIWGRGTIDDKIGVVGLMESVELLLKSNYTPKRTIYLGFGHDEEIGGANGATFIAQYLKEQGVSLEFVMDEGGTISQGLVPGIDKDVALIGTAEKGFVTVELSVALEGGHSSQPDKETNIDVLANAIVKLKNNPFPAKIPEVVGKMLEYLGSEFPFTTRMVAANQKLLGFLFIAVSESSPQGNANVRTTTAPTIFNSGVKENVLPPVANASVNFRILPGESSTSVLERVKETVNDERIKIEIGGNFGTEPSKISGTETMGFEAIQKTILEVFPGTIVSPYLVIGGTDSRHYGDITEDIYRFGSVKLHKQNIKSFHGINEALPVSEFENAIRFYHQLIRNVSE, encoded by the coding sequence ATGAAACTATTTAAAAAGACGCTTTTAATCTTATTGGCAGTATGCCTGCTATTTATCGCATTCTTGGTCTTTAATACCTTAACGCTCAAATCTAAACAACTCAGTTTTGATGCCATTGAACAGATAGACGTAGACCCACTGTCAAAAACAAATTTTTCAAACGCCATTAAAATAAAGACCATTTCACCCGAAAATGCGGCTGATTTCGACTCTTTGGCTTTTGATAATTTCAATGTTTTTCTTCAAGAAACGTATCCTTTTGTTGATTCACTTTTAGAAGAGAAAACCTTTAACAGCTATAGTCACCTTTACAAATGGGAGGGTTCAGATAAAAGTTTAAAACCCGCTTTGTTTATAGCCCATTTAGATGTGGTGCCTGTGGCGGAAGAAAATTTACCAAACTGGAAGCATGCTCCTTTTGGAGGCGAAATTGTGAATGACACCATTTGGGGAAGAGGCACTATTGACGACAAAATTGGCGTGGTAGGCTTAATGGAGTCGGTGGAGCTTTTACTGAAAAGTAATTATACGCCCAAAAGAACTATTTACTTGGGTTTTGGTCATGATGAAGAAATTGGCGGAGCTAATGGTGCTACGTTCATTGCCCAGTATTTAAAAGAGCAAGGCGTTTCGCTGGAGTTTGTGATGGATGAGGGGGGAACCATCTCACAAGGTTTAGTACCTGGTATAGATAAAGATGTGGCTTTGATAGGTACAGCCGAGAAAGGTTTTGTTACCGTAGAATTATCTGTAGCCTTAGAGGGTGGGCACTCGTCGCAGCCTGATAAAGAAACCAATATAGATGTGCTGGCAAATGCCATTGTCAAACTAAAGAATAATCCTTTTCCTGCCAAAATACCGGAGGTGGTGGGCAAGATGCTAGAATATTTAGGGTCTGAATTTCCTTTTACCACCAGAATGGTAGCTGCTAATCAGAAGCTTTTAGGCTTTTTATTTATAGCGGTTTCTGAAAGTTCACCTCAGGGTAATGCAAACGTGAGAACCACCACAGCACCCACCATATTTAACAGTGGCGTGAAAGAGAATGTGCTACCACCCGTGGCAAATGCCTCTGTCAATTTTAGGATACTTCCTGGCGAAAGCTCCACTTCTGTATTAGAAAGAGTGAAAGAAACGGTAAACGACGAGCGAATCAAAATAGAAATAGGAGGGAATTTCGGGACAGAGCCATCAAAAATTTCGGGTACAGAAACCATGGGTTTTGAGGCTATTCAGAAAACTATCTTAGAGGTTTTTCCGGGCACCATAGTAAGTCCATACTTAGTGATAGGTGGAACAGACTCCCGCCATTATGGAGATATTACGGAAGATATTTATAGGTTTGGTTCGGTCAAACTTCATAAGCAAAACATCAAGTCTTTTCATGGCATAAATGAGGCCCTTCCAGTAAGTGAATTCGAAAACGCCATCCGTTTTTATCATCAGCTTATTAGGAATGTTTCGGAGTAA
- the panD gene encoding aspartate 1-decarboxylase, which translates to MLVNVFKSKIHRVKVTQAELNYVGSVTIDEDMLEAAGIKENEKVQIVNNHNGERLETYAIKGKRGSGIICLNGAAARKAQPGDIVIIISYAWMTPEEAAVHKPIVVFPDENNRVVK; encoded by the coding sequence ATGTTAGTTAACGTTTTCAAATCTAAAATTCACAGAGTAAAAGTTACTCAGGCAGAGTTAAATTATGTCGGGAGTGTCACTATTGACGAAGACATGCTAGAAGCTGCTGGAATCAAGGAAAATGAGAAAGTCCAGATTGTGAATAATCACAACGGCGAACGCCTAGAAACTTACGCTATCAAAGGTAAAAGAGGTTCTGGAATTATCTGTCTTAATGGAGCCGCTGCTAGAAAAGCTCAACCTGGCGACATAGTGATAATCATTTCTTACGCTTGGATGACACCAGAAGAAGCAGCCGTTCACAAACCAATTGTGGTTTTTCCTGACGAAAATAACAGAGTAGTTAAATAA
- a CDS encoding serine hydrolase domain-containing protein, with product MSRLLKLSLFCLFFTCLFSCKNTKTTSATYAEFVKEMNEKGFSTGNILVYKNGEIIYQNADGIRTIDTKEPLTLNSQFRLASVSKQFTGMAIMKLKEEGKIDYDQTVKSILPAFPYAHITVRHLLNHTSGLTDYERILAENWKPEDTTKTYIFGNDEIIEVFYKANPQLDFPSGERWEYSNTGYLFLASIVEKVSGKHFSNFLEETIFEPLAMNNTVLYKYQVDADQNMPNRVFGYETALNQVDLVPNDYNIVNDVRGDGGIYSTLADLYKWNQALVNNTIIQKSYLDEAWTPGVLNNGEPTKYGFGWFINSESGDPKVVNHSGGWVGFRTFLHNEVDANNGFVLLTNNSAENYDTTLEALFNIMAGRPYVIPN from the coding sequence ATGAGCCGTCTACTAAAGCTTTCCCTGTTCTGTCTATTTTTTACATGCTTGTTTTCTTGCAAAAACACTAAAACAACTAGTGCTACCTATGCCGAATTCGTTAAGGAAATGAATGAGAAAGGCTTTAGTACAGGGAACATCTTAGTTTATAAAAATGGGGAAATTATTTATCAAAACGCAGATGGAATAAGAACTATAGACACTAAAGAGCCACTTACTTTAAATTCTCAATTCAGATTAGCTTCTGTCAGTAAACAATTCACAGGAATGGCTATTATGAAGTTAAAAGAAGAAGGTAAAATAGATTATGATCAAACCGTCAAGTCTATTCTTCCAGCGTTTCCTTATGCTCATATAACGGTTCGTCATTTGTTAAACCATACCTCGGGATTAACTGATTACGAGCGAATTCTAGCAGAAAATTGGAAACCTGAAGATACCACAAAGACTTACATTTTTGGAAATGATGAAATCATCGAAGTGTTTTATAAAGCAAATCCTCAGCTTGATTTTCCGTCTGGTGAACGCTGGGAGTATAGCAATACAGGCTATTTGTTTTTAGCATCCATAGTAGAGAAGGTCTCGGGCAAGCATTTTAGCAATTTCTTAGAGGAAACCATATTTGAGCCTTTGGCTATGAATAACACGGTACTTTATAAGTATCAGGTAGATGCAGACCAAAATATGCCAAACCGTGTTTTTGGTTACGAAACAGCTCTAAACCAAGTAGACTTAGTGCCGAATGATTATAACATAGTAAATGATGTTAGAGGCGATGGCGGAATTTATTCCACCTTGGCAGATTTATATAAATGGAATCAGGCTCTGGTAAATAATACCATTATCCAAAAAAGCTATTTAGACGAAGCTTGGACGCCAGGAGTTCTTAATAATGGAGAGCCAACAAAATATGGATTTGGATGGTTTATTAACTCCGAATCAGGCGATCCAAAAGTTGTTAATCATTCTGGCGGTTGGGTAGGCTTTAGGACGTTTCTGCATAATGAAGTTGATGCCAATAATGGCTTTGTTTTACTGACTAATAATTCTGCCGAAAACTATGATACAACCTTAGAAGCTCTATTTAATATTATGGCTGGCAGACCCTATGTTATACCAAATTGA
- a CDS encoding TIGR01777 family oxidoreductase: MNYLITGGTGLLGKQLSKLLLANGHKVAILTRSKREDSQVKYYQWDIKKGEIEAEALEKVDCLIHLAGAGIADEKWTDERKKAIIDSRVQPLTLLAQKFKEAGVFPKSIVSASAVGIYGFDTGDKNLAEDDDKGKDYISEVVIKWEKAVDDFAALTKSRAVKLRIGIVLDKNGGALPQLALPVKLGVGSALGDGEQWLSWIHTKDLCQLFYQCSLDEGKRGAYNAVAPNPVTNKEMVKVLGKVLHRAIWAPKVPAFVLKLILGERAQLVLGGNKVSASKIEATGFNFKFSILEDALTEIYKS; the protein is encoded by the coding sequence ATGAATTATCTAATTACTGGTGGAACAGGACTTTTAGGAAAGCAACTTTCAAAGTTGTTACTAGCTAATGGCCATAAGGTTGCCATTTTGACAAGAAGCAAAAGAGAAGACTCTCAGGTTAAATATTATCAATGGGATATCAAAAAAGGAGAGATTGAAGCGGAGGCTTTAGAAAAGGTAGACTGTCTGATTCACCTGGCTGGTGCAGGCATAGCAGATGAAAAATGGACTGACGAAAGAAAAAAGGCCATTATAGATTCTAGGGTTCAGCCTTTGACATTACTTGCCCAAAAGTTTAAGGAAGCAGGTGTGTTTCCTAAAAGCATTGTCTCGGCATCTGCGGTAGGTATTTATGGTTTTGACACGGGTGATAAAAACCTTGCTGAAGATGATGATAAAGGGAAAGATTACATTTCTGAAGTGGTCATAAAGTGGGAGAAGGCAGTGGACGATTTTGCCGCTTTGACAAAGAGCAGAGCCGTCAAATTACGAATAGGTATAGTCTTAGATAAAAACGGTGGGGCTTTACCACAATTGGCTTTGCCAGTGAAACTAGGGGTAGGTTCTGCTTTGGGTGATGGCGAGCAGTGGCTTTCATGGATTCACACCAAAGACTTATGCCAACTCTTTTATCAGTGCTCTTTAGATGAAGGTAAGCGGGGTGCATATAATGCCGTAGCTCCTAATCCGGTAACAAATAAGGAAATGGTAAAAGTGCTTGGCAAAGTACTGCATAGGGCTATTTGGGCTCCTAAAGTGCCGGCTTTTGTTTTGAAACTAATATTAGGAGAGCGAGCACAGCTGGTGCTGGGTGGAAATAAAGTGAGTGCATCCAAGATTGAAGCTACTGGTTTCAATTTCAAATTCTCTATCTTGGAGGACGCGTTAACCGAAATTTATAAATCTTAA
- a CDS encoding tetratricopeptide repeat protein: MIKQILTIMFLLIGALSIQAQSKESVKSELLKIQKVQSDGQLKLSALEEELKNREFDYVNLKGEFDNLETVYQQTNDRLNNYLTYTAIVASIFGVLIALAGIYIGFESLRSQNRSRNAIKTLEEAKSYVNSKKTDFDELVESKKSLLQNEYDSIIQLLKDKLLNDIEFETSKVKSIVQQKSDEIKKFSIEEQSSKTIEVLEKRLEFFESIGIPDDPKILFSKGKLLYKKEMYAEAISLFEKLIEKEENHKQAYWYLGYSYTEIGENEKSIENYKKQLELNPEDSTAMNNIALRYKAKGELLDALEYLNKAIKVSSQKELYYTNRISLLKRLKSNERAIEDYIQLININPDKDNYYESLIELLAKENKKLEILSYYDKAINHFKESNLELSHKFSFNKAKYLGDNQDELDAIENFQGLIDDGYKVESCYINIADLKNNLGKTEESISILDNGIKTNPLSSVLYLYKAFIESYNNIDNAKETIKSGGELINNENFFFMSGRFFNSKGITELSTFCYEGARTLIIEKLKKEEIEEGDVMNYYETCIILQRPLDDFESDYRKLIVSEKYSIPLSVIDTLTALAGNFTEDEKNKALESIKGLNIEAKDKDFVKWNFDDIYWFIKTKDENGLAEFCKNIIKYVNRQIDFDEI; the protein is encoded by the coding sequence ATGATAAAACAGATACTAACCATTATGTTTTTGCTTATTGGAGCACTTTCAATACAAGCTCAAAGCAAAGAAAGTGTCAAAAGTGAATTACTAAAGATACAAAAAGTACAATCTGATGGGCAATTAAAACTTTCAGCCCTTGAGGAAGAACTTAAGAATAGAGAATTTGATTATGTAAACTTAAAAGGGGAATTCGATAACCTAGAAACAGTTTATCAGCAAACAAACGATAGATTAAATAATTACTTGACATATACTGCTATTGTAGCATCAATTTTTGGAGTGCTGATTGCTTTGGCAGGTATCTACATCGGATTTGAAAGCTTGAGGTCTCAGAATAGAAGTAGGAACGCAATAAAGACATTAGAAGAGGCAAAATCTTATGTAAACAGCAAGAAAACTGATTTCGATGAACTCGTAGAAAGTAAGAAAAGTTTATTGCAAAATGAATATGATAGTATCATTCAGTTATTAAAGGATAAACTATTAAATGACATTGAGTTTGAAACATCTAAAGTGAAGTCAATTGTTCAGCAAAAATCAGATGAGATTAAGAAATTTTCTATTGAAGAACAAAGCAGTAAAACAATTGAAGTGCTAGAAAAACGACTTGAATTTTTTGAAAGTATTGGAATACCGGATGACCCTAAAATATTGTTTTCTAAGGGCAAATTGCTTTATAAAAAAGAAATGTATGCTGAAGCAATTTCTTTATTCGAAAAATTAATCGAAAAGGAAGAAAACCATAAACAAGCCTATTGGTATTTGGGGTACTCTTATACTGAAATTGGTGAAAATGAAAAGTCTATTGAGAATTATAAAAAACAGTTAGAATTAAACCCTGAAGATTCTACTGCTATGAATAATATAGCATTAAGATACAAAGCAAAAGGTGAGCTTTTGGATGCCCTTGAGTATTTAAATAAAGCGATTAAAGTATCAAGCCAAAAGGAATTGTACTATACCAATAGAATTAGCTTACTCAAGCGGTTAAAAAGTAATGAACGTGCAATTGAAGATTATATACAACTAATTAACATTAATCCCGATAAGGACAATTATTATGAATCACTTATTGAACTGTTAGCAAAAGAAAACAAGAAACTTGAAATCTTGAGTTACTATGACAAAGCTATCAACCACTTCAAAGAATCCAACCTTGAATTGTCTCATAAATTCTCTTTCAACAAAGCTAAATACCTTGGAGATAATCAAGATGAATTAGATGCTATAGAGAATTTTCAAGGACTAATTGATGATGGTTATAAAGTTGAAAGCTGCTATATCAATATTGCGGACTTAAAAAACAATCTCGGTAAAACTGAAGAATCAATCTCCATTCTTGATAATGGCATTAAAACAAACCCTCTGTCTTCGGTATTATATCTTTATAAGGCCTTCATCGAATCTTACAACAATATAGATAATGCCAAAGAGACGATTAAAAGTGGAGGCGAACTCATTAACAACGAAAACTTCTTCTTTATGAGCGGTCGCTTTTTTAACTCAAAAGGCATAACTGAACTTAGTACTTTCTGTTATGAAGGGGCTAGAACACTAATCATTGAAAAACTCAAGAAAGAAGAAATCGAAGAAGGAGATGTGATGAATTATTACGAGACTTGTATCATTCTTCAAAGGCCTTTAGATGATTTTGAGAGCGATTACAGAAAGTTAATCGTGAGTGAAAAATACTCAATCCCCCTTAGTGTTATTGATACCTTGACAGCACTAGCCGGAAACTTTACTGAAGACGAAAAAAATAAAGCACTTGAATCAATAAAAGGTCTAAACATTGAAGCAAAGGATAAAGACTTTGTTAAATGGAATTTTGATGACATCTATTGGTTTATTAAAACAAAAGATGAAAATGGACTTGCCGAATTTTGCAAAAACATTATTAAGTATGTAAACAGACAGATTGACTTTGACGAAATTTAA